Proteins from one Neodiprion fabricii isolate iyNeoFabr1 chromosome 5, iyNeoFabr1.1, whole genome shotgun sequence genomic window:
- the LOC124181972 gene encoding uncharacterized protein LOC124181972: MLIGSGATISLLSIGQINLSQGNFDLYAQKTLLGWAIVGGNNSQDAKNRVTCNYSELTSQMNKFWVIEEPYTKNTKDSQESLCESHYRENTTRNTAGRCIVRLPFREENIELGNSRSLALRRFYCLERRFKTDSNLFAEYSKVMQEYITLGHMSVIENEIEEGYYMPHHPVIKESSSTTKLRVVYNASAKTKRGISLNDALMVGPTIQNKLFEHILRFRMYEYVLTADIAKMYRQVLVDARDRKYQRIFWYHDNKIKAYELNTVTFGVASAPYLAIRTIQQLADDEGAAFPLAQKVLKRDFYVDDFLTGGNSIEEVLQVRDQVIELLKRGGFIIRQWASNHTHALDNINEKILGVDCAVEQNTVLRTLGVTWNSQRDTFVYSAKPIDLTTKITKRIILSEIAKIFDPLGLLGPIILTAKSIMQKCWNAKIDWDESVTQDLFTIWSSFASQMNLIRDVSVERRLLIKDPTRIELHGFCDASKIGYGACLYMRSTNQNNETFVRLACVKSRVSPLKGNEDGTTIPRLELCGALTLSRLFIEARSTFEFHLDKIIFWSDSTTVLQWLQKSPQTLKVFERNRVSEIQSLQEYVP, from the coding sequence ATGTTGATAGGTTCGGGTGCTACAATATCATTGTTGTCTATCGGTCAGATTAATTTATCCCAAGGAAATTTCGACCTTTACGCCCAAAAGACTTTGCTTGGCTGGGCAATCGTGGGAGGAAATAATTCTCAAGATGCAAAGAATCGTGTGACGTGCAATTATAGCGAGTTAACGTCACAAATGAACAAGTTCTGGGTAATCGAAGAACCTTATACGAAAAACACAAAAGATTCCCAAGAATCGTTGTGTGAGTCACATTATAGGGAAAATACAACGCGCAATACGGCTGGACGATGCATAGTGCGCTTGCCATTCCGAGAAGAGAATATCGAACTAGGCAATTCTCGATCTTTAGCTTTGCGTCGTTTTTATTGTCTCGAACGTCGATTCAAAACGGATTCAAATCTTTTTGCGGAATATAGCAAAGTAATGCAAGAGTATATAACTCTTGGGCATATGTCAGtaatagaaaatgaaattgaagaaggATATTATATGCCTCATCATCCTGTGATTAAAGAATCAAGCTCAACGACAAAACTACGGGTAGTGTATAACGCGTCCGCGAAAACTAAAAGGGGCATTTCTTTAAATGACGCGTTGATGGTCGGCCCGACCATACAGAATAAATTGTTTGAGCATATACTCCGATTTCGCATGTACGAGTACGTGCTCACAGCTGATATCGCAAAGATGTACCGACAAGTTCTCGTTGACGCTCGCGATAGAAAATACCAGCGTATTTTCTGGTACCAcgacaataaaataaaagcgtATGAGCTGAACACTGTGACGTTTGGTGTTGCGTCCGCACCGTATTTAGCTATTCGGACAATTCAACAGCTCGCGGATGATGAAGGAGCGGCTTTTCCCCTGGCGCAGAAGGTACTAAAACGCGACTTTTACGTCGACGATTTTCTTACGGGAGGGAATTCTATCGAAGAAGTGTTACAAGTACGTGATCAAGTCATCGAGTTGTTGAAACGCGGCGGATTTATTATACGTCAGTGGGCGTCAAATCATACACACGCTCTCGACAACattaatgagaaaattttaggAGTTGATTGCGCGGTGGAGCAAAATACCGTGTTGAGAACGTTGGGAGTAACTTGGAACTCGCAACGTGACACTTTTGTCTACAGTGCAAAGCCCATTGAtttaacaacaaaaattacgaaacgGATCATTTTATCggaaatcgctaaaattttcgaccCTCTCGGTTTGTTAGGCCCAATAATCTTAACTGCAAAATCCATCATGCAAAAATGTTGGAACGCGAAAATCGATTGGGACGAATCAGTCACACAGGACTTGTTTACTATTTGGTCCTCTTTCGCGAGCCAAATGAATCTCATACGCGATGTATCCGTAGAACGACGGCTTTTAATCAAAGATCCAACGCGAATTGAGCTTCATGGTTTTTGTGACGCTAGTAAGATAGGCTATGGAGCATGCTTATATATGCGTTCTACGAATCAAAATAACGAAACGTTCGTACGACTAGCTTGCGTAAAATCTCGTGTATCTCCCTTAAAGGGAAATGAAGATGGGACTACTATTCCTCGGTTGGAACTTTGCGGCGCTCTAACTCTTTCGCGACTTTTCATTGAAGCTCGGTCGACCTTCGAATTTCATCTcgataaaatcattttttggtCAGATTCGACGACCGTATTACAATGGCTTCAAAAATCTCCACAGACCTTGAAagttttcgaaagaaatcgtGTTTCCGAAATTCAATCTCTTCAAGAGTATGTTCCGTAG